A genomic stretch from Solanum stenotomum isolate F172 chromosome 8, ASM1918654v1, whole genome shotgun sequence includes:
- the LOC125874682 gene encoding protein NUCLEAR FUSION DEFECTIVE 4 translates to MSKQWMSLVGALWLQSMAGTNTNFPAYSSQIKKLLSISQIELNNLAFASDAGKLLGWFAGIAANYLPLWLVLLIGSILGLIGYGVQYLFLINHIHSLSYWHVFSLTFLAGNSICWINTVSYIVSIQNFPLDRQVAVGISTSYISLSAKIVTDIVDVVNVFTPSKRAETYLLMNSVLPLFFAIVVAPAIRDMKIGKSRKLSDGFRVMFVITIATGIYAVITSLKPAISKLLPSLLSLIGMVIFLLLPIVVPLFESMKEHWHRKCWIRRDPRICDLSKLEEDIKTPEEVINCGVKEDNDAGFAVMEEIGPKKMLMKLDFWLYFFVYLFGATLGLVYLNNLGQIADTRGFTGTSSLVSLSSSFGFFGRLLPSLFDYLFSRSKYAISRPATIAVTLAPMTGAFFLLLNNSHICLYISTAIIGICTGAITSISVSQTAELFGTKNFGVNHNIVVANIPIGSFIFGDLAAMLYRKQENSLGSCLGIKCFQTTFIIWGCLCLLGTCLAFILHRRTQKFYTHLRGGN, encoded by the exons ATGTCTAAACAATGGATGAGCTTAGTTGGAGCATTATGGTTACAATCAATGGCTGGAACAAACACAAATTTTCCAGCTTATTCTTCgcaaataaaaaaacttttatcAATTTCTCAAATTGAACTCAATAACTTAGCATTCGCTTCAGATGCTGGAAAATTACTTGGTTGGTTTGCTGGTATTGCAGCTAATTATTTACCCCTTTGGTTAGTTCTGTTAATTGGTTCAATACTTGGATTGATTGGTTACGGAGTACAATATCTTTTTCTCATaaatcatatacattcattatcatATTGGCATGTTTTTTCACTCACTTTTTTAGCTGGAAACAGTATTTGCTGGATCAATACTGTATCGTATATCGTATCGATTCAGAATTTCCCTTTAGATAGACAAGTTGCAGTTGGAATATCAACTagttatataagtttaagtgctAAGATTGTAACGGATATAGTTGATGTTGTCAACGTTTTCACCCCGAGTAAAAGGGCTGAAACGTATCTACTCATGAACTCTGTTTTGCCCCTGTTTTTTGCCATTGTTGTTGCTCCAGCAATTCGGGATATGAAGATTGGTAAATCGAGGAAGTTATCAGATGGGTTCCGAGTTATGTTTGTTATAACTATTGCAACGGGGATATATGCTGTGATCACTAGCTTAAAGCCTGCAATTTCGAAGTTATTGCCAAGTTTGTTGAGTTTAATTGGAATGgtgatttttttgttgttaccAATCGTCGTCCCGTTGTTTGAGAGTATGAAAGAACATTGGCATAGAAAATGTTGGATAAGGAGAGATCCAAGGATTTGTGATTTGAGTAAATTGGAGGAAGATATTAAAACACCAGAAGAGGTAATTAATTGTGGGGTTAAAGAAGATAATGATGCTGGATTTGCTGTAATGGAGGAAATTGGACCTAAGaaaatgttgatgaaattggatttttggttatatttctttgtttatttgtttggtGCAACATTGGGTTTGGTTTATTTGAATAATTTGGGACAAATTGCTGATACTCGTGGATTCACTGGAACTTCTTCATTGGTTTCATTATCATCTTCATTTGGCTTCTTTGGTCGTCTTCTTCCTTCACTCTTCGACTACCTCTTCTCCAG gAGTAAATATGCAATATCAAGACCAGCTACGATAGCAGTGACACTAGCACCAATGACAGGAGCTTTCTTTTTACTACTCAACAATAGTCACATTTGTCTTTATATTAGCACAGCTATAATTGGAATTTGCACTGGAGCAATTACTTCAATTTCAGTTTCACAAACAGCTGAGCTATTTGGGACCAAAAATTTTGGTGTTAATCACAATATTGTGGTAGCAAATATACCAATTGGTTCATTTATATTTGGGGATTTGGCAGCTATGCtttatagaaaacaagaaaattcaTTAGGAAGTTGTTTGGGAATTAAATGTTTTCAAACAACTTTTATTATATGGGGTTGTCTTTGTTTACTAGGAACTTGTCTTGCTTTTATTCTTCATAGAAGAACACAAAAATTTTATACACATTTACGTGGAGGAAATTAA